GAAATGAAAGTGGACAGCAACTGCCGAACAGGGAATACAGGTTCAAATGAACCAAAACCATCCTTCTACAATGACAAGTGCACAGTATTTGTCTCAAATATAGACTTGAAGGTATgtcatttttcattttttttgatGCATGTAGCTCCTGAAATTTAATTAACCAACTCGTTACCCTCTCTCTGTAGGCAACTGAGGATGACCTTCGCCGGTTCTTCTCTGACATTGGTGGTGCCACAGCAATAAGATTGCTGAAggacaaattcaccaaaaagTCAAGGGTATGTGTTACACTTATTCTTATAATAATGTTTTTGTCTCTTGGGTTCCATAGTGTAAATAATAGCTTGTTTGTTGAATTCTGTACATAGCATCATTACACTATAAAATAAGGCATTAGTAGATTATGCTTGCTCCTGGATTAGTTCACTAGATGTTCTTGTAGTTTTTATTTCTTAGGCTGAAACTACAATGTTAGGTTGAAGAGGCACGCATGACATCTCAAAGTGCATATTTGAATGCACGTGACGCCACACTCTGCCCAAAAACTACTCCTATGACCTATCCTTCTCCAGCTTCATGATTCCCCACTACTACAATGTCCAGCCTCCTGACGAGCCACCCAGGCAGAGCCCCTTTCCTGCCAATGATGAGTAAGGCATGGGGCTGTGCTCACTAAGAAATACACTAGATGCTCCAGTAGTTCCTTGATACAAAGTGCAAACTGAGTTTGCCACTAAGTATACGTGTATTCATGGAAATTAGTGACTCTAGTGGACTTTTATGTTTTCGCTATTTTGGCACTGTATTTCCCAAACGTTTGATACTATTGGAGTGTTAGGAAGAAATGTTTTTCTTCAAATAGTCGTCGGGCTCAGAACATATGCAAACTAAAGTGCCATCATCCTGTTGCTTTTGGCATTATGCAAATTGGTATTATGTTCAGAGAATATTTGTCTCTGTGTTTTAAGATAATTACTACAGAATTTGGATTTCATTTTTCATTGATTTGTTTTTCCTTAATATTTTTGCAGGGGTTGGCCTATGTGGACTTTTCAGACAACAAGCATCTTGAGGCAGCCCTTCAGAAAAACAAGCATAGGTTGCTTGGAAAGAAAGTGAGTATCGCTCGATCAGATCCAAGCAGGAGTAAGAAGAGCCGTGAGGCAGGTCCTTCCTCCAAAGGCTACGGTATGTTCTTTGACCAGTTGACGACATTTTCTTTTTGACTGTTGTCCTATTTGAAAATTGCATCAACAGATCAACCTAAAGCTATACCGATAAGGGCAAGAATTTTAGAACCCCATATTGCACTTGGATAGTGGAGACTGGCACTCGCTTATTATCACATTCAACACCTGGTCTTTTCTGTTTTGGACCAAAACTAGTTTATAAGATTTTGGGTGGAAACCACGAGTCAAGTGGAATCTTGGAAGCTACACTGTAAAGTATATGCTgaagttttgaaaaaaaaactcaaaaaacAAAAGTCAACCACACAGTTTCAGATTAAACTGCACACATGCTTTTTTTTAGTAGATCTTCTGTACATGTGCATAAGACTAGAACTAGAGATCTGCATCACTTTTGCATGTTAATCGTGACTGATGTTATGGGGTACATCTACATAGCACCTATCTGATTTTTGCAAATTATCTTCTTTCTGCAGATAACTTGCCTCAGAGTGGTGATGATGGTGCAAAAGCACCTGGATCCAGTAGACCAGAAAAAGAAGTACCCAAAGGTGATGTGAAAATCACAGGGAAGAACACTGCTTTTGCACCACGATCTGTGGTTAAACCTCTTGGGTGGACTACCAAGGATGAGAAGCCAGATGGTGGTGCAGGAGAGTTGAAATCAAACGAGGAGTTCAGAAATCTGTTGCTTAAGAAGTGATGTTAGTAGGCAGGTTAGTACTTTATCATCTTTACAGTAGATGTCCAAGCTAGTGTCTGTACAACCACCACCCCACGCACATATTTCTGGGCCCGCGATGTATGTTTCAGCGCTTAGCTCTTGTTGCCTGCTTTAGGCTTTGAAGAAACTTTATACAGGATCCTGCAATTCTGTTTGTTTCCTCAGCTGCAAATTTTAAGTACCTGGCACATGACAATATTTTAGTACTATGTTTCAAACATCCGCAACCCGCCACTGTATATCACTGATTTTTGTTGGATGAGTCAACTCATAGCTGCTTGCAATGTGTGCAGGCGCGTGGATCTCCATGCCCCATCCAGCTTGATCTGTTTAGATTTCCAGTGGTTTCATGATTATGTTAGACCGACTTCTACCACTTCAACTAGGAAATCGAGGACAATGAGCACCTTGGAAATTCAGAATCATTGGCCAGGAGCAATGGATATGAAATCGAGGACAATTAGCATCTTGGAATTGAGAATCATGGCCATGAGCCATGGATATTTCTGTTAATCGAGGGAGGTTATATGCCATGTAGAAACTAGTCCTTTGCAGGGAATTATGTGCGGTTGCGTCCGAGCAGAAAAACCCCGACCATGTAAAGCAAAAACAGCGATCTTAAGATATTACGTTTGTTTTTAGTATTTTTGGTAGAATGTTCAAACTTACTGTCTCTCTGGCTGCTAAAAATGTTTAAACTTGTATTCCCTTCGTTttaaaatgtaggtcgttttgacttttctaagtgcATAGATTATGCTAGGTACCTAAGTAAAATCTATTTATCTAGAAAACTCAAAATGACATACATTTTGGAATGAAGTGAGTAACTATTTATTTAGTGTTAGGCATTATCTTTTCAGCTCAGCAGTCCAACAGAGCTTTGCCTGCATCTTGATAGAACTGAAACTGATTGCCGAAGAGTAAGGGAACTTATTGGCTAAAATAGTCAAAGGTGGCCGGTGAAAGTTACATTTTGTTGTTgattttggcaaaaaaaaattaacataaTATGCTTTTTTAGAACAGGCGTGCTCTAAAGTAAAACCATGCGCGTTTGAGATCCTGAAAAAAGCTGCTTGCTGGTACGAAGAGTTGTAAAGAAATCAGATTGAGATATTTGCACACTGATGTTGGTGAATATAAGACATTAACACAATTATTTCCATCTGAAGACGTTCCTTGAAACTCAGATAAATTTCAACGAAAGCCATCACATCACAGCAGCCTTCCCAATCACATGACACCATTGAGATCAAATGATTATACgctaaaaaattatccaccACGCATGCCAACTTTTATTAATGCCCCGGGCGAAAACCATGTTCTTCTCTCACACCGCACACACCACACTGAGCTAAATTAACCCACACGAGAACACCAGCCATCTAAGAATTAAGAAGAGCAGCTAACAATCTCCTAATGATATCGAATTCAAATGATGACGTCGAGGGGCGACGAAGGCGGCGCggtggaggccgcggcggcgctggcgtctAGTTGCCCTTGGCGATGAGCTCATGGGCGGCCGCGACGGTGGGCAGCGCCGGGATGGCGCCCTTCTGGGTGGTGCAGATGGCGCCGCAGGCGTTGGAGAACTTGAGCGCCTCGCGGAGCTTCTCCTCGTTCTGAAAGGAAGGATTAACACCAACGACATGATTAGTAAAGACACTTGATTAAACAGAGAGATGCTACTAATCTTGTTACGCAGATCAATCGATGAGGAATCATACGTGGAAGATGGAGTCGTCCTTGGCGACGTTGACGAGGAGAGAGCCGACGAAGGCATCACCGGCGCCGGTGGTGTCAATGGTGTTCACCTTGTAGCCGGGAACGCTGCCCTTGAAGTCCTGCAATGAGACACAGCGACCATGTTAATTTCTTGCAAGAATTAACCTTCGTACCAAATTGGACGACAGTGCAAGTTaaaaacacacacaaaaaaaatcgAACCTTGGTGAAGTATCTGCACCCCTTGTCGCCGTCGGTGACGATGAGGAGCTTGAGGCCATCGAACCAGAGCGAGAGCACGTTCTTCTCGTCGTTGGCATCACCCTGTGTGAGGAAGGCGACCTCATCATCGCTGACCTTGATGAAATCAGCCTCCTTCCAGATGCTGAGGATGCCGGCTCTTGCGGCCTCCTCGGACGGCCAGAGCGGGAGGCGGACGTTGGGGTCGTAGGAGCAGAGGATGCCGGCGGCCTTGGCGGCGCGCATGGCGGCCATGTGCGCGGAGCGGCACGGCTCGGAGATGAGCGAGATGGAGCCGTAGTGGAAGATCTTGGCGCGGCGGATGAGGTCCAGGTTGAGCTCGGCCTCGGTGAGCAGCATGTCGGCGCTGGGGTTGCGGTAGAACATGAACTCGCGCTCGCCGTTCTTCTTGAGGGTAACGAAGGCCAGCGCCGTGCGCGCGTGCTGGTCGAACAGGCAGCCCTCCGAGTTGACGCCGTTCTGCTTCAGGATGTTCACCAGCATGTGCCCGAACTCGTCGTCGCCGAACTGCAGCCATGGAACAGAGCAGGGGATCAGCAAATGCAGCTTCAGGTTGAGttcaaatgattttttttgttaaacTGGGATACTAATTAGTTGCCTTTCTTAATTGCAGACGTCATGTCCATATCGGAGCAGTTGTATACACAGTAGTAATGCTTAATCTTAAAGCAATTAACAAATGAAACGAATGAGAAGATGGTTTTGCAGTGCTTAAACAATTGCAGATTGAGTAAGAAAAAGCATCATGTGACGGTGAGGGCTAACTAATGGAACGTTGTTGCTATATGGCAGGCTGGGTGTTCTTGGATGATCCGACGGCAAGGCGACCCCAACCGCCACTAACCGACGGGTCGGTGTCAGATCCGAGTCAGCCGGGCCCCGCGGGGCACTGAAACACATCGTAACCCCAGAGGTCAATAACGTAACAAGATTTGTACAATAAAAATAACGTAACCGGGCGTGACCCCAAAGGCCAGAGCACAGGTTGCGACCCCTACGCCACACAGGTAGCTGAGGTGAGCTCAGTGAGGCCCAAAACCACTTTCAACGGCGCGCAGCAAACACGTGATGGGCCCCACGTGCCGCTACAGAAAATCTTACCACTAGATTACCTTTTTGCAAATTGTTAGCATATAATTCCAACATATAAAAATGCCACTAGCACCAACCAAATTGATGGACGCTACAATTCAATTGCTAGCACTActattttttcttgttttccttaaaaaggagGACAAAACAAAACACATGGTATAATACGTCAAAAATTTGAATAATGTACAGCAGTAAAGTAAAGCGAGCCGGCGGAAGTAAGCGGCGGAAAATAGCAAAAGGGCGTGAGGTCACGCGGCGACAAGAACAAACAAGTCGCTTGTCGCGCGCCACCCGCTCCATgcaaagcaaaacaaaacaCAGACCCCTCCAAGACCCCAGCTGCAGCTGCACTATAGTGGCGTCCGTCAAATGATGCGCAGGCAGCTGCAAAGATTTTCCTAACCACAAATAGGATGGACAAGAATAATCATGCGCTTCAAAGTGGCATCACATCGTGTCATCCATCaccagaaggaaaaaaaaacgtaCTACAACGATCGTGACGCATCTGCAAGCAATTGCCAGTCAACGCCCGCCCCGCCCCGGCACAAGGCGATCAGTCCAGGACGCACTGCCGCGGCGGTCGCCGGATCTCGCGGATCCAGATCCCGCTCCCCGCGCGGATCGTGAGatcacccacccacccaccggATCAGCCGCATCTGAGCAAGCTGCTGACCAACCAAACCGAAACCCCGGGCCGCCGGATCCAGGCGCGAGcacgaggccggccggccggccggcggatcCGTACGGACAATCCGGTGGAAGTAATGCGAACGAATTGGCAACAGCAGATGATACGGATGACGGGAATGAGTAGTATTATTACCTTGCCAAGGAAAGCGGATGCGCCGCCGAGCTTGGAGACGGCGCAAGCGACGTTGGCGGGTGCGCCGCCGGGAGCCTTGACGAACCCTCCCGACTCGGCGAGCGAGAGCCCCGCGACGTCGGGGACGAAGTCGATGAGCATCTCGCCGAAGGACACCACGAGGTTcgccgacgacgcggcggcggcggctccatctCCCAGCGGGGCCATTGATGGCTGCACGAACGAAACGAACGAAGGCGACGAAACGAGCTGGACGGAGAGAAAGCGAGAGGCTTGCTGTTTGCTTGTTGTGGAGGACGGAGGAGGGGAGGCCCTTGGCTGAGTTTATAAAGGGGAGGGGGAGCCTGTTGGCTTGGGAGAGGGATTAGGATTAGGATTAGTGGTTATTAACAGCGATTATTATCCGATCCGGTTATTCGAGCCCGCCTGGTTCTGCTCTGCTTACACGTCGGACAACAAACTGCACTCGGAGCTGGATCGCACAAAGAGCCAGACGTGTGGGGCCGTGGTTGGCCGCGGACCCACCGCGCCGGGGCGGGCGCGGTCGGTACGTTTGAATCTGCTGGGTCGGTGGGCCCGCGTGCCGGTGCGGGCGAGTTGGATTTGGATCAGGctacagcagcagccagcacccAGCAGGCCTTCGCAGCAGTCTCGCGGAGGCCGGACGCTTGATTTCTCTCGTCGTCCGGTGCGGTAGCGTGGGGCCACCTGTCGGTGGGCGCGACCGATCTGCCTGATCAGGTCTCGACTACGCTCCCAAACCGCACGGCCGCGAGCTTGCGATcctccctccttccccttcccctaaTCCTATCCGATCTGCACGCGGTAATTATCTCCGGCTCCAAGTAGAGTAGTAGCTATCTACCCGCGCGTTAGGATTTACATTTACCTACCCGGCTATTATTCTTGCGGTGTAAGGTCATTCTCAGTGGGAATTTCAGTGCGTAGTACGGGTTGTTTTGTTGTTCACAgctagtagctagctagctattcgtatgctgttgctgctgctgctgctgctgcatcgaGATCTGGGCTGAGCTGGCGCTGGCGGTGCCGTCGTCTTTGTTTGAGTCCGCAGCAAGCAAAGTGCCTCTGGCCTCTGCTCTGCAATCTGGTGTGGTGGTTTGGACCAAACCATCAATCAATACCGTCGGCTCCTGCTGTTAGTTGCACTGGTAGTGTTTATTTAAGGGGTGTCTGGATACACCGTCCTAAACTTCAGTAcctgtcatattggatgtttggataataattaggagtattaaatatagtctaattacaaaactaattgcacgtatggagtttaattcgcgagatgaatctattaagcctaattagtccatgatttgacaatgtagtgctacagtaatcatttgctaatgatggattaattaggcttaatagattcgtctcgcgaattagtacaagggttctgcagttagttttataattagctcatgtttagtcctcataattagcgttcgaacatccgatatgaccctcctaaaatttaacacatcatatccaaacaccacctgtTCATTCCCAAACCAAATCAGATTCAGATCTCATCCGATCGCGCCGGCAACAACGAACGACATGATGGGCCAACGTACCAGCGCGAGCTGCACCGCCTCTATCTCTGCATTGCAATCCATCTGCCCACAAACTTATTATCCAAGAAAAACGTGCAGATAAAGacttttcctctctctcttttttggcAACGAAAGATATACCGTAatctattaataattaataaatGTGAACTGAATAGCCTTTTTTTTGGGTgcgtaaataaataaataaatctcCACGTTAATTAACATATCGTGAGGAAGTGAGGTTTTGCGCAGATAATATTCGATCTCCACGTACGAGTAACGTGCACGAGCGTGCGTTCCTGGATTCCCGAATGGGGTTCCATACTTCCATTTCGATCGAGTTGGGTGTCAGCGAGGTGCGCGATaacagttttcttttttttaaaaaaaggagtTGGTGCTTGTCAATTCCATCACGAGGAGGCGTAATGTTTGTGTGCGCCTTTTCCCCATCATGCATCCATAAGTCCATAACACCCGGAGCCTAAAGCACCCGCACAATAGGCGATCAAAATTACACGAGGGTCACATATTTTTGGCGACTTTGGGCATAAAAAAAGCACTACGCAGGTGCGGCAGCGGATGTGGCACGCACGCCACAAACTGGGCTGATGTTCGGCGCCGAGCGCTAGACCTTGAGCGTGTGGGTCAACCAAACacgggggaaattttttttatttttttacaattttgcagaaataaatagtcgaacCAAAAATTTGTAAACATGAACCTATGCCGCCGGACCAAACGGCGGTAGAGTTCCTTTCGCCGGACCAAACGGCGGTAGGGGTTCCTTTCGCCGGTTAAAACGACGGAAGGGTGCCGGCTAGCACGTGCAGCCGTGTTTCGCCGGCTGAAACAGCGGTATGGGCCTTACCGCTGTTTCCTACGGCGGTAGGCGGCCTACCACCGTTTTAGGTGGGGGTAAGTGCTTACAACCGGTTGGGGATGCTATAACCGATTGAAATGGCTATAAGTACCTTTAGCTATTTCAACTGGCTATAACtccattttaattatttttccttcattttttatGACATTTATGAATCTAAATTATATACTTCCATTGCAATATGTAACTTCATAATTTGAGGCTATACCTCCGTTTCAAATATTGttcctttaattttttatgatatttttggaagtaaaatatgtaaattcgtaatttgagagaggtagagtgattgaacgaaataattgaaaatgatttAACTCCCGGCCTAGATAAAGTAGTCTGCGGATGACCACACATCGTACGCTATACAATCGTACATATGAAAGCGTGCATCGAcgtaaaaaataaaagaggtcCTACACACTAAATGCGTCCTTGCTTGAAACGAGGCTCACCGCGACCACGCCTCGTTGCCCACTACGCAGCTCTGGTTTAGAACTGGTCATACGTCAAGGGCTCCCGTGGGGCAACGTCATGAGGCGGACGTCCTGCTACAGCCGCAGGTGGTGTCGCGAAGTCCTGGGTCGCGCCCTATGTAGGAGCCTCCGGGGCGTCACGCAACTGCGAAGCATCGATCACATCAGGCTCGGGTCTCAACATTTCGTCCACCCAAGTATGGACACTGGACCTCTGTCCCTCCTCCTTGAGGGAGTCCTCCGAAACCCTCCACGATATGCAAACCCTGTCATGCAACCAACGAAATGGTATTGTTAGTTTCGTTGCGTATTTAAAATAGAATAGAATATATGTATTCATCATGCACCATAGTGGTGTAGCTCTGTACCTGGTGCAGCAGAAGAGGGCCCTGCTCCACTATAAGCTTTGTACATATGCGGGGGTGTGTTAAGAAATTATTAGTTAGTAAGGTTAATTGGACAACATTTTGTCAATGGTGTATGACAAAATAACGTTCACTTACCTGTCGGGGTCAGGTAACGCGGAACAATGGACGGGCTGGAGGGGGCATACCAAAACGGCGGTGGTGCCGGTGTGGCCTAGGACGGCTCGGCCGCTGGTGCATGTGCCTGTGGTGCGGTACAGGGGTCGGGGAACGGCGGACGAACGGGTGGCTGAGAGGACGTACCGGCCTGGTGGGTAGGAGGTGGAGAGGACGAATGAGGGTAGGCAGCCCATGGTAGAAGCACGATATCCCCGCGATCGCCACGGCAGCTGACGGCCCTCAGGAACCTATTGCGGGCGCCTAAGGCCCTCTTGTACGGTGTCTCGTGCTGATGATTAGTCAGCTGCTGAAAGTGCTCGATGCCGTACATCAGCTCAGTGGCTACCTCTGCAGTAACGTCGTACTTTTGGGAAGAGGACAGGGTTGAAGTTAGCCACACCACATGATGCAAGTTGAGTAACAAAAATGATGAAGAAGCTTACCGCGATATCGAAGTTGACATCCCTCGAGCGCGGGTACGTCTGCATGATAGGCGCGGTCTCCATCGATGGCTGACTCGCAACGTACGTGACCCGTGTCCTGGTCCTTGGCAAGAACCCTCGAAGGTATGCTGCGAATGCATCATCATCGTGCGCACGGTCCTCCTGCACCACCTCATCTAAAGCGGTCGTCCACATCTTGACCCACTGAAGCATCCTCGGAGCCCACTAGACCCccagcccaccaccaccaccaccaccctgacggGTAGCCCTAACATAACCATCGTGCAGCGGGTTAGATAAATGAAAAATCTTTATTGCAAGGAGAATGAAAGGGTGGGGTATACCTATGAACGGCGGTCGGGACTGCTGATGTAACAGGAAGTGGGGACTGCTGGTATATGCCCCCCAagttctctcttgctcttggtaaatacTTGCAGAAATATgaaaatccactcaaatctacctcttctggaccatatctaacctcccccagACCATAGAAGACTTGGAAATATAAACTATCCGACATGCCTGCCAACATACATGAAACGAGCAGTCCAAATTACTCTCAATAACTTAAATCAGTTAACTATACAACACCTTCATTTCAATAAACGGTGAAATCATTTAATTCTATCATCCACACTAACAACTATTTAAGATTAAACCAACCTTACGAACTAAATTTATTATAGGCATCTACCCGGGACAATATACGCGACAAGCAGAAAGGTTCTtactaaatctaataattctAACTACCCCTATAACAACTACATTGTCAATACCTAACCAAAATATAACCGTAGCaatgcaaataatattcatctaaatttaatatacataaatcaacaaactaaattTAATGTAAACTaaatacctaagctaaatccactataTTAACTAAGTTAATTTTTTAGGTCTAAAATCCGCTAGATTTTTTCTAAGTTCAGATCCACTAAACTAACTACTAGATCTATATACTACTACATCTATCCACTACACTATCTACGTTAACTAACCTACGAGATTTTAAAAAATACCTGAAATGAAGCGACGACCGAAACTTCAatcttccccttcccctccctcctcctcctcctccctccctccctccttctcctctcctctcttctccctcaGTCTCTCGCTAGCTCCCTCGCTCGGTTTGGCTCCCTTGCTCGGTCTGGCGCTGGTGCATGGCGCGCGGGCGCGCACCCTATTTATAACAGGAGGTCCCGCTGGCTCATTTGGCGGTCAGGGATGCCTCCCACCATTTGAACTAGCGGGGCGCCCTTACCGCCAGATGAAACGGTGAAACTTCCTCAAAGAAAAATCTTGGAATTCAAGAACGATTCAAATCTGTGGGTGGCCCGCTGGATAGGGGGGGCAGTAAGGACTTACCGCCATTTCACCCGGCGCTAAGACCCCTTACCGCCATTTCACCCGACGCTAAGACCCCTTACCGCTGTTTCAACCAGCGTTAAGTAGTTACCACCATTTGGTCCGGCGGCATAGGTCCATTTTTACAAAATTTTGATTCAactattt
The genomic region above belongs to Setaria italica strain Yugu1 chromosome VI, Setaria_italica_v2.0, whole genome shotgun sequence and contains:
- the LOC101761142 gene encoding fructokinase-2; translation: MAPLGDGAAAAASSANLVVSFGEMLIDFVPDVAGLSLAESGGFVKAPGGAPANVACAVSKLGGASAFLGKFGDDEFGHMLVNILKQNGVNSEGCLFDQHARTALAFVTLKKNGEREFMFYRNPSADMLLTEAELNLDLIRRAKIFHYGSISLISEPCRSAHMAAMRAAKAAGILCSYDPNVRLPLWPSEEAARAGILSIWKEADFIKVSDDEVAFLTQGDANDEKNVLSLWFDGLKLLIVTDGDKGCRYFTKDFKGSVPGYKVNTIDTTGAGDAFVGSLLVNVAKDDSIFHNEEKLREALKFSNACGAICTTQKGAIPALPTVAAAHELIAKGN